Proteins encoded together in one Thermococcus barophilus MP window:
- a CDS encoding glycogen synthase → MKILMLGFEYLPVKVGGLAEAITSIAETLAELGNEVLVFTPSHGFKEGKEYTSFKVDVSGHVWDVKVYERKQNGVRVFSISDPLLDNPDVYGPGWEGMLSKAVHFGKASVGLLNRIIENEGKPEVIHAHDWHTVFAAGLLKKYFQIHLVATIHRLNKSKVPAYYFHMANLGELAPYPDIDPEHTLCYIADLITTVSKSYLREEWAFFGMFEGKVTHVFNGIACDFWNEEFLENKDLPREERRKKILESLGLSDGIAFMFIGRFDKAQKGVDTLLRAIEILAEGYPQEFSKMRFIIIGKGDPELESWAHAMESRYPSNVKVITKMLKREFTRELYGSVDFVVVPSYFEPFGLVQMEAMCLGAIPIGSAVGGIKDTIVSLDEDEKNATGLLVPPRDAFALAHAMLKMAKLREENPELLKKMRVNGKRRAKEVFTWENACKRYLRAYKSDIDKAVSFIK, encoded by the coding sequence ATGAAAATCTTAATGCTTGGGTTTGAGTATCTACCAGTGAAAGTTGGAGGACTTGCTGAGGCGATAACCAGCATAGCCGAAACCTTAGCAGAGCTTGGAAACGAAGTGCTCGTCTTTACTCCATCTCACGGCTTCAAAGAGGGAAAAGAATACACAAGTTTTAAAGTAGATGTCTCAGGTCATGTGTGGGATGTCAAAGTTTATGAGAGGAAACAAAATGGAGTTAGGGTCTTTTCAATTAGCGATCCGCTTTTGGACAACCCTGATGTTTATGGTCCAGGATGGGAGGGCATGCTGAGCAAGGCTGTGCACTTTGGAAAAGCAAGCGTTGGACTGCTGAACAGAATCATAGAGAACGAAGGGAAGCCTGAAGTAATTCATGCCCACGACTGGCATACAGTTTTTGCTGCAGGTCTTTTGAAAAAATATTTCCAAATACATCTTGTTGCAACTATTCACCGCCTGAACAAATCCAAGGTTCCAGCTTATTATTTCCACATGGCTAATTTGGGAGAATTAGCTCCTTATCCAGACATAGATCCAGAACACACGCTCTGCTACATCGCTGATCTCATAACAACAGTAAGCAAAAGCTATCTCCGGGAGGAATGGGCGTTCTTCGGCATGTTTGAGGGCAAAGTTACTCATGTCTTCAATGGCATAGCCTGTGATTTCTGGAACGAGGAATTTCTGGAAAACAAAGACTTGCCGAGAGAGGAGAGAAGGAAAAAGATACTTGAAAGCTTGGGCTTAAGCGATGGGATTGCTTTTATGTTCATAGGCAGATTTGATAAGGCACAGAAGGGAGTGGATACTCTTTTAAGAGCCATCGAAATTTTGGCTGAAGGCTATCCTCAAGAGTTTTCAAAAATGAGGTTCATAATCATCGGAAAAGGTGACCCAGAGCTTGAGAGCTGGGCGCATGCAATGGAGAGCAGATATCCAAGCAATGTGAAGGTTATCACCAAGATGCTCAAAAGAGAATTTACAAGAGAGCTCTACGGCAGTGTTGATTTTGTTGTAGTTCCCTCATACTTTGAGCCCTTTGGTCTCGTGCAGATGGAGGCAATGTGTTTGGGGGCAATTCCAATCGGTTCAGCAGTTGGGGGAATTAAAGACACTATAGTGAGCCTGGACGAAGATGAAAAGAACGCTACAGGACTTTTGGTTCCTCCAAGGGATGCCTTTGCTTTGGCTCACGCAATGCTCAAGATGGCGAAGCTTAGAGAGGAAAACCCAGAACTGCTGAAGAAAATGAGGGTTAATGGGAAGAGGAGGGCAAAGGAAG
- the trmBL1 gene encoding HTH-type sugar sensing transcriptional regulator TrmBL1: MKEEEIIEKLQKLGLTKYESLAYITLLKLGPSKATDITKESGIPHTRVYDVLSSLHRKGFVDIMHGTPRLYKPVNPEVVLEKIKEDLIADIEELKKAFLKLYRSVHGEDLPEIWTIHGFDNTLERAEYIIRTAKYEVLINTPFEFLSLLKEEIKKRKDVVFVIISNFEEIPEWLKRDNIILARSGGAPWLMASWIIGDIDYALFFGALPRDRRKEKFYSFWAKSAKLIQNYMHWFYTIYLDNSTIIKPVNYDKLKKPLQLVNIRTLITLLKQTSLPREIEVIGKLVENKDTITLRGKVIEFEYTPLIASVVVDDGNKKWKVGGLGSYFEDVEGEKFILLD, translated from the coding sequence ATGAAGGAGGAAGAGATCATCGAAAAGCTTCAGAAACTCGGGTTGACAAAATATGAAAGCTTGGCATATATAACCCTTCTTAAGCTTGGCCCGAGCAAAGCAACGGATATAACAAAGGAGAGCGGCATCCCACACACGAGAGTTTACGATGTATTGAGCTCTCTTCACAGAAAGGGATTCGTTGATATAATGCACGGTACGCCGAGACTATACAAGCCCGTGAATCCCGAGGTTGTTCTTGAAAAAATTAAAGAAGATCTGATAGCGGACATTGAAGAGCTTAAGAAGGCATTTTTGAAGCTGTATAGATCTGTTCATGGAGAAGATTTGCCTGAAATCTGGACAATCCATGGCTTTGATAACACTCTCGAGAGGGCTGAATACATAATAAGGACTGCAAAATATGAGGTTTTAATAAACACGCCATTTGAATTTCTCTCCCTGCTTAAGGAGGAGATCAAAAAGAGGAAAGATGTGGTTTTTGTTATAATTAGCAATTTTGAAGAGATTCCAGAGTGGCTCAAAAGGGATAACATAATTCTTGCAAGAAGTGGAGGTGCACCGTGGCTTATGGCAAGCTGGATTATCGGGGACATTGACTATGCGCTTTTCTTTGGAGCCCTTCCAAGGGATAGAAGGAAAGAGAAGTTCTATTCCTTCTGGGCGAAGTCGGCAAAGCTCATTCAGAACTACATGCACTGGTTCTACACGATTTACCTTGATAACAGCACAATAATCAAGCCTGTGAATTATGACAAACTGAAAAAGCCCCTTCAGCTTGTGAATATTAGAACGCTGATAACCCTGCTTAAGCAAACAAGCCTCCCAAGGGAGATTGAAGTAATTGGAAAGCTTGTAGAAAACAAGGACACAATAACACTAAGAGGAAAGGTCATAGAGTTTGAGTACACTCCACTCATAGCAAGTGTGGTTGTTGATGATGGAAATAAAAAGTGGAAAGTTGGAGGGCTGGGCAGTTACTTTGAAGATGTCGAGGGGGAGAAATTCATACTATTAGACTGA
- a CDS encoding alpha amylase N-terminal ig-like domain-containing protein: protein MYKIFGFKDDEYLGKVAEVEFSIPKSGSYAYLLGNFNAFNEGSFRMKEKRGRWSVTIELPEGIWYYAFSIDGVFILDPENEGRHTYKRHSYKFERTVNTATIFSGEKFYHSTSLIYVYSSEGATHIRLRAIKGAAKKVFLISDQKYEMEKKAQDDLFEYFEAVLPGKDELEYYFEIHTADGITDYGDFKVDFNEQRGRFKPPVWVFDRVFYQIMPDRFANGNPENDPNDCIELGIGHYGGDLEGIIKKLNHIEELGVNALYLTPIFESMTYHCYDIIDYFHVAEKFGGDKVFKRLINELKKRDIKLILDGVFHHTSFFHPYFQDILEKGKESKYRNFYRTLKFPVVSKDFLKTLHSSEPWLKKYRKLKESKWNYESFFLVWLMPRLNHENPEVRMFIRTVMRYWLERGADGWRLDVAHGVPPDVWREVKKDIPEDAYLIGEVMDDARLWLFDKFHGTMNYPLYEALLRFFIYDEITAEKFLNWLELLSVYYGPAEYTMYNFLDNHDVERFLGLVRDKRKYLCALTFLMTYKGIPAIYYGDEVGLENMNVPSMEASRTPMEWNANRWDKEILKATKDLINLRKTSKALQKGIFKPVKFKDKLLVYKRTLDNESILVAINYSEKKCHLSLPSSFELLFQNGYFNEANMRLGSFSSIVAKGL, encoded by the coding sequence ATGTATAAGATTTTCGGCTTTAAAGATGATGAGTACCTCGGTAAGGTTGCAGAAGTGGAGTTTAGCATACCCAAAAGCGGAAGTTATGCCTATCTCCTCGGAAATTTTAATGCTTTCAATGAGGGAAGCTTCCGCATGAAAGAAAAAAGAGGCAGATGGAGTGTAACAATCGAACTTCCAGAGGGGATTTGGTATTACGCCTTTTCCATTGACGGTGTTTTCATATTAGATCCAGAAAACGAGGGAAGACATACATACAAGAGACATTCGTATAAATTTGAACGGACTGTTAATACTGCCACGATATTTTCAGGAGAAAAATTTTATCACAGCACATCTTTAATCTACGTCTATTCGTCTGAAGGTGCAACACACATCCGTCTTAGAGCTATAAAAGGTGCAGCCAAAAAGGTGTTTCTGATCTCTGATCAAAAATATGAGATGGAAAAGAAGGCGCAAGATGACCTCTTTGAATACTTTGAAGCAGTCCTGCCCGGAAAAGACGAACTTGAGTATTATTTCGAAATTCATACGGCAGATGGGATTACTGATTATGGGGACTTTAAGGTTGATTTCAATGAGCAAAGGGGGAGGTTTAAGCCTCCTGTCTGGGTTTTTGATAGGGTCTTCTACCAGATAATGCCAGATCGCTTTGCCAATGGGAATCCAGAAAACGATCCAAATGATTGTATTGAGCTTGGTATCGGTCATTACGGCGGCGATCTTGAGGGAATCATAAAGAAACTTAACCACATTGAAGAACTCGGCGTTAATGCACTTTACCTAACACCGATATTTGAATCCATGACATATCACTGCTATGACATTATTGACTATTTCCATGTTGCTGAGAAGTTTGGGGGAGACAAGGTATTCAAACGACTAATCAATGAGCTGAAAAAGAGAGACATCAAACTAATCCTTGATGGGGTTTTTCACCACACAAGCTTTTTCCACCCCTACTTCCAAGACATCCTTGAAAAGGGAAAAGAGAGCAAGTACAGAAACTTCTATCGTACCCTTAAATTCCCTGTGGTTTCTAAAGACTTTTTAAAGACTTTACACTCCAGTGAACCTTGGCTTAAAAAGTATCGGAAACTTAAGGAATCCAAGTGGAATTATGAAAGTTTCTTTTTAGTCTGGTTAATGCCCCGCTTAAATCATGAAAATCCAGAGGTCAGAATGTTTATACGCACTGTGATGAGGTACTGGCTTGAGAGAGGAGCAGATGGATGGAGGTTGGATGTTGCCCATGGCGTTCCTCCCGATGTCTGGCGAGAGGTTAAGAAAGACATCCCAGAAGATGCATACCTTATAGGAGAAGTCATGGACGATGCTCGTTTATGGCTCTTTGACAAGTTCCACGGAACAATGAACTACCCCTTGTATGAGGCTCTTCTGAGGTTCTTTATTTATGATGAAATTACTGCCGAAAAGTTTCTTAACTGGCTTGAGCTTTTGAGTGTTTATTACGGACCGGCAGAATACACCATGTACAACTTCCTTGACAACCATGATGTTGAGCGCTTTTTAGGACTCGTTAGAGATAAAAGGAAATATCTCTGTGCCCTAACATTTCTGATGACATACAAGGGAATTCCAGCTATATACTATGGCGACGAGGTTGGCTTAGAGAACATGAACGTTCCCTCTATGGAAGCATCAAGAACACCCATGGAGTGGAACGCAAATAGGTGGGATAAAGAGATTCTCAAAGCTACAAAGGATTTGATAAACCTAAGAAAGACAAGCAAAGCTTTGCAGAAAGGTATTTTTAAACCGGTTAAGTTCAAAGATAAACTGCTTGTCTATAAAAGGACATTAGACAACGAAAGCATTTTAGTGGCAATCAACTATTCAGAGAAAAAGTGTCATCTAAGTTTGCCGTCTTCCTTTGAGCTGCTCTTCCAAAATGGATACTTTAACGAAGCAAACATGCGATTGGGCTCATTTTCCAGCATTGTTGCTAAAGGATTGTAG
- a CDS encoding extracellular solute-binding protein produces MKKALFALLLVAVLAVAVVASGCIGGGTTTPTTSSPTQTTTSETTSSPTKTTTSSPTETTTTTTTESEKVPSGKVVIWHAMQPNEAQVFESIIEEFMAEYPSIEIVLEQKPNLEDALKAAIPAGQGPDLFIWAHDWIGKFAEAGLLEPIDEYITPDILDKFSGMAKEAIEYGGHYYAMPFAAETVAIIYNKKMISEPPKTFDEMKAIMEKYYKPDEEKYGIAYPINAYFISAWAHAFGGYYFDDKTKQPGLDKPETIKGFEFFFKNIFPYMAPTGDYNTQQAIFLEGRAPMMVNGPWSIGSVKDAGIDFGVAPLPPIIENGKEYYPRPYGGVKLIYFAKGIKNKDAAWFFVKWFTTNPEVAKTLAKELGYIPVLKEVLNDPEIQSDPVLYGFGKAVEYAIPMPKSPEMGSVWGPVDTAITEILKDPQNADIAAILKAQNEEILKAISGG; encoded by the coding sequence ATGAAAAAAGCACTATTTGCTTTATTGTTAGTTGCTGTATTAGCAGTTGCTGTTGTAGCGAGTGGATGCATTGGAGGCGGAACAACCACTCCAACCACATCGAGCCCTACCCAAACCACCACTTCTGAAACAACCTCATCTCCTACCAAGACCACTACAAGCTCCCCAACTGAAACTACTACCACAACCACAACTGAAAGTGAAAAAGTACCAAGCGGAAAAGTTGTGATATGGCACGCTATGCAACCAAATGAGGCGCAGGTTTTTGAATCAATAATTGAAGAGTTCATGGCAGAGTACCCAAGCATCGAGATAGTTCTTGAGCAGAAACCGAATCTTGAAGATGCCCTTAAAGCTGCAATTCCAGCTGGTCAAGGTCCTGACTTATTCATTTGGGCACATGATTGGATTGGAAAGTTTGCAGAAGCGGGCTTACTTGAGCCAATCGATGAATACATAACCCCAGATATCCTTGATAAGTTCAGCGGGATGGCAAAGGAGGCAATTGAATATGGCGGACATTACTACGCGATGCCATTCGCAGCTGAAACAGTTGCAATCATATACAACAAAAAGATGATCAGCGAACCACCAAAGACTTTTGACGAGATGAAGGCAATCATGGAGAAGTACTACAAACCTGATGAAGAGAAATACGGAATTGCCTATCCAATAAATGCCTACTTCATCTCAGCTTGGGCTCATGCATTTGGAGGATACTACTTCGATGACAAAACAAAGCAGCCGGGATTGGACAAACCAGAGACTATCAAAGGATTTGAATTCTTCTTCAAGAACATCTTCCCGTACATGGCTCCCACAGGCGACTACAACACCCAACAGGCAATATTCCTTGAGGGAAGAGCTCCAATGATGGTCAACGGTCCATGGAGCATTGGAAGCGTTAAAGATGCCGGAATTGACTTCGGTGTTGCCCCACTTCCACCAATAATTGAAAATGGGAAGGAGTACTATCCAAGACCATACGGTGGAGTTAAGCTCATTTACTTCGCAAAAGGCATAAAGAACAAGGACGCAGCATGGTTCTTTGTCAAGTGGTTCACAACAAACCCAGAAGTGGCTAAAACCTTAGCAAAGGAGCTCGGTTATATTCCAGTCCTTAAGGAAGTCCTAAACGACCCAGAAATTCAGAGCGATCCTGTTCTATATGGATTTGGTAAGGCAGTTGAATACGCAATCCCAATGCCAAAGAGCCCGGAGATGGGAAGTGTCTGGGGACCTGTTGATACTGCAATCACAGAAATCCTTAAAGATCCACAAAACGCCGATATAGCTGCAATACTGAAGGCCCAAAATGAAGAGATACTGAAAGCAATTAGCGGGGGTTGA
- a CDS encoding carbohydrate ABC transporter permease: MKKTTVVALFLILPGIIAFLTFNLWPIVYSIYIAFTNAQLGNFPIESTKQLQFVGLENFKWALSDEKFRRAFLWTWFFVLTSVTLKVSSGIFLSILYNNKYVRGRLFYRSLLIIPWALPLLFSITVWRFMFDPVFGPINIVLKSLGISNPPNWINDPWWGFIALNIIEVWLAYPFMMTVITAALQSVPDTLIEAAIIDGATYWQRLRHVVIPIVSKPIAFATILTSAASFQYFMVPYLYNAGLFEDKFLLLYGFRKAFGASPHYGRAAAIMVIATLVLAVYMYINVKITKLQEGAKG; this comes from the coding sequence ATGAAAAAGACAACAGTAGTTGCACTGTTTCTGATTCTTCCGGGAATAATTGCATTCCTCACATTTAACTTGTGGCCGATAGTTTATTCAATATATATTGCATTCACAAATGCCCAGCTTGGAAACTTCCCCATTGAATCCACTAAACAGTTGCAGTTTGTTGGATTGGAGAATTTTAAATGGGCATTAAGTGACGAAAAATTTAGACGAGCCTTTCTGTGGACATGGTTTTTTGTGCTTACAAGTGTGACGCTGAAAGTCTCTTCTGGGATATTTCTGAGCATTTTGTATAACAATAAATATGTGAGAGGCAGACTTTTTTACAGATCTCTTCTAATAATCCCCTGGGCACTGCCTTTGCTCTTCTCAATCACCGTTTGGAGATTCATGTTCGATCCTGTTTTTGGACCAATAAATATTGTACTAAAGTCACTTGGGATTTCAAATCCTCCAAACTGGATCAATGATCCATGGTGGGGGTTTATAGCCCTTAACATAATCGAGGTCTGGCTTGCCTATCCGTTCATGATGACAGTAATCACAGCTGCTCTGCAATCAGTTCCGGACACCCTAATTGAGGCAGCAATAATTGATGGTGCAACATACTGGCAACGTTTAAGACATGTTGTAATCCCGATAGTTAGCAAACCCATAGCCTTTGCCACAATTCTGACATCCGCAGCAAGCTTCCAGTACTTTATGGTACCCTATCTCTACAACGCCGGGCTCTTCGAGGACAAGTTCCTCCTACTATACGGATTCAGGAAGGCATTCGGGGCATCACCACATTACGGAAGAGCTGCGGCAATAATGGTAATTGCAACCCTTGTCTTAGCGGTTTACATGTACATCAACGTTAAAATAACAAAGCTGCAGGAGGGTGCCAAGGGATGA
- a CDS encoding ABC transporter permease subunit encodes MNIRLPKRRGEVIKAFAVTLVAILIMFIILFPVYYIFTVSIKPVSTLATTELTLIPKNITAEAYKEVLFGFEGSKISANFTGKIEGNGKLDGNILYVTNGRIIGTVKAGPFTALRFEIPFKEVKFRVGQSGSKEGPFNGEISGAFRLTRINKDGSIGFAVVKNVKLENGRINGITVSGTMEKYIVARNTGAVEITAVGKFVNSVFFGHLKNSLFIAGFTVILTLFFVIPAAYAFSRLKFFGREHVLYFYLMFTQVAGGLGIAGLIALYGMIVKLGLYDKLPVLSLIYAAGSVPFNTWLLKGYIDSISPDFDEAALVDGASYLQIIRYVLLPMALPGIATVAIFAFIGGWTEFILANLLLTEANQPLSVWIYLLMGGIGRGIDWNYFAAAALLFALPVFIMFMLAQNYVRSGLTVGGLKE; translated from the coding sequence ATGAATATCAGGTTGCCAAAAAGGAGGGGCGAAGTCATTAAGGCATTCGCAGTAACTTTAGTGGCCATCCTTATAATGTTCATCATACTCTTCCCAGTCTACTACATCTTTACAGTCTCCATAAAACCGGTTTCAACTTTAGCGACTACTGAGCTTACACTAATTCCCAAAAACATAACTGCTGAAGCGTATAAAGAGGTCCTCTTTGGATTTGAAGGTAGCAAAATTTCAGCAAACTTTACTGGAAAAATTGAAGGAAATGGAAAACTTGATGGAAACATCCTGTATGTAACAAACGGAAGGATAATAGGGACAGTAAAGGCAGGACCATTTACAGCATTAAGATTCGAGATTCCTTTTAAGGAGGTCAAATTTAGAGTCGGGCAAAGTGGCTCCAAAGAAGGGCCGTTTAATGGAGAAATTAGCGGTGCCTTTAGATTAACGAGGATCAACAAAGACGGCTCTATAGGTTTCGCTGTGGTGAAGAATGTCAAATTGGAAAACGGAAGAATCAATGGGATTACAGTTAGCGGGACAATGGAAAAATACATAGTAGCACGAAACACAGGAGCTGTAGAGATAACCGCAGTTGGGAAGTTTGTTAACTCAGTGTTCTTTGGTCATCTTAAAAACAGCCTGTTCATAGCAGGATTTACGGTGATACTAACACTGTTCTTTGTGATTCCTGCAGCATATGCCTTCTCAAGACTTAAGTTCTTCGGAAGAGAGCACGTCCTGTACTTCTACTTAATGTTCACCCAAGTAGCTGGAGGTCTGGGGATAGCGGGATTAATAGCCCTCTACGGCATGATTGTCAAACTTGGACTATACGACAAACTGCCCGTTCTGTCCCTTATATATGCAGCAGGAAGTGTTCCGTTCAATACATGGCTTCTTAAAGGATACATAGACTCAATAAGTCCAGATTTCGATGAAGCAGCTCTTGTGGATGGAGCAAGCTACCTGCAAATTATCAGATATGTCCTGCTACCAATGGCTCTCCCAGGAATAGCAACCGTTGCAATATTCGCCTTCATTGGGGGATGGACAGAGTTCATTCTTGCAAACTTATTACTTACAGAAGCAAATCAGCCTCTATCAGTTTGGATTTACCTACTCATGGGAGGAATTGGAAGAGGGATTGACTGGAATTATTTTGCAGCTGCTGCATTGCTGTTCGCTTTACCTGTGTTTATAATGTTTATGTTAGCTCAAAACTACGTCAGAAGTGGTCTGACAGTTGGAGGATTAAAAGAATGA